A window from Halomicrobium urmianum encodes these proteins:
- a CDS encoding transcription initiation factor IIB, whose protein sequence is MSATTRTCPECEGRLEAEGCETVCASCGLVVAEDAIDRGPEWRSFEDDDTDRARTGAPLTRSRHDRGLSTEIGRSTRLKGRKRRRMARMRREHSRAQTGSKRDRNRMVGFIEVRRLVSALELSETIRDRACVLFESAQEEDLLVGRSIEVFAAAGVYATCRTAGLARTIDEIVDAAQADGDELRAAYDALNRDLGLPTGPIDPREYLPRFASELDVPQRVERRATELMDRAEEENLIAGKNPGGVAAACLYTAAREAGHDLTQQTAADVADVSPVTLRSTYQELTE, encoded by the coding sequence ATGAGCGCTACGACGCGGACCTGCCCCGAGTGCGAGGGGCGACTGGAAGCTGAGGGCTGCGAGACAGTCTGTGCCTCCTGCGGCCTCGTGGTGGCCGAGGACGCGATCGACCGCGGGCCGGAGTGGCGATCCTTCGAGGACGACGACACCGACCGCGCCAGGACCGGCGCGCCCCTGACCCGCTCCCGGCACGATCGCGGGCTCTCGACGGAGATCGGCCGGTCGACGCGGCTCAAGGGCCGCAAGCGCCGGCGGATGGCCCGGATGCGCCGCGAGCACAGCCGCGCGCAGACCGGTTCGAAGCGCGACCGCAACCGGATGGTCGGGTTCATCGAGGTGCGCCGGCTGGTCAGCGCGCTGGAGCTGTCGGAGACGATCCGGGACCGGGCGTGCGTCCTCTTCGAGTCGGCCCAGGAGGAGGACCTGCTGGTCGGCCGTTCCATCGAAGTGTTCGCTGCCGCGGGCGTGTACGCCACCTGCCGGACGGCGGGGCTGGCGCGTACCATCGACGAGATCGTCGACGCCGCCCAGGCCGACGGCGACGAACTGCGGGCCGCCTACGACGCGCTGAACCGCGATCTGGGGCTCCCGACCGGGCCGATCGATCCCCGCGAGTACCTGCCCCGCTTCGCCAGCGAGCTAGACGTGCCGCAGCGAGTCGAGCGGCGCGCGACGGAACTGATGGACCGCGCCGAGGAAGAGAACCTGATCGCCGGCAAGAACCCCGGCGGCGTCGCCGCGGCCTGCCTGTACACCGCCGCCCGCGAGGCGGGGCACGACCTCACCCAGCAGACCGCCGCCGACGTGGCCGACGTGAGCCCGGTGACGCTCCGGTCGACCTACCAGGAACTGACCGAGTGA
- a CDS encoding MinD/ParA family ATP-binding protein, with translation MILAVTGGKGGVGKSTVAYNLAAELGAVAVDADLAMADLPSARGPDLHDVLAGRADPVEAVREDGPVDVLPCGRSLSGARAADPARLADAVARMEREYGTVVVDSLAGMRADAGLPLYVADACVLVTTPDRAALADAVRIRALACRLDAGLARVVLNRAGPDPPRESVADRLGALVVAVPESDVVASAQAAGRPLAATAPSSRVRDRFGKLAAAVHSDCRTR, from the coding sequence GTGATCCTCGCCGTCACCGGCGGCAAGGGCGGCGTCGGGAAGTCGACGGTCGCGTACAACCTCGCCGCCGAACTCGGCGCCGTCGCCGTCGACGCCGACCTCGCGATGGCGGACCTGCCGTCGGCGCGCGGTCCGGACCTCCACGACGTCCTCGCGGGGCGAGCGGACCCGGTCGAGGCGGTCCGCGAGGACGGGCCCGTCGACGTCCTCCCCTGCGGCCGCTCGCTGTCGGGCGCCCGTGCGGCCGACCCGGCGAGGCTGGCCGACGCGGTCGCCCGCATGGAGCGCGAGTACGGGACCGTCGTCGTCGACTCGCTGGCGGGGATGCGCGCCGACGCGGGGCTGCCGCTGTACGTCGCCGACGCCTGCGTGCTCGTCACCACGCCCGACCGGGCGGCGCTTGCGGACGCGGTCCGGATCCGCGCGCTGGCCTGCCGGCTGGACGCCGGCCTCGCGCGGGTCGTCCTGAACCGCGCCGGCCCCGATCCGCCACGGGAGTCCGTCGCCGACCGCCTCGGAGCGCTGGTCGTCGCCGTCCCGGAGAGCGACGTCGTCGCCAGCGCGCAGGCCGCGGGACGGCCGCTGGCCGCGACGGCGCCGTCGAGCCGCGTTCGCGATAGATTCGGGAAGCTCGCTGCTGCCGTTCATAGCGATTGTCGTACCCGATGA
- a CDS encoding DMT family transporter → MVARRYANAVLFVLLAGLFGISFVAIKAGLEAIPPLLFAAVRFDVAAPFVLAYAAWRYDAWLPRDRSDSLSVAVGAVAMIAANNGLLFLGQQTTTPATASVMYGLNPILAPAFAYLLLDQRIDRLGFAGILLGLAGVVIIVQPSPETLTDASALGQLYVLGAAVVVALGSVLLRRFESTIGSVPMTAWAMALGAGLLHLVSVAVGESLAPGTWSPTVLLAVLSLGVLSTAMAYPIYFALIRRVGPVRTNLVAYVVPVVAAFTGWILLDEAVTLATVAGFVVVVAGVVLLERQVVREEVARAYGAIAGGRPASSADD, encoded by the coding sequence GTGGTAGCGCGGCGCTACGCCAACGCCGTCCTGTTCGTCCTGCTGGCTGGCCTGTTCGGGATCTCGTTCGTCGCGATCAAGGCCGGCCTCGAGGCCATCCCGCCGCTGTTGTTCGCAGCGGTCCGGTTCGACGTGGCGGCGCCGTTCGTCCTCGCGTACGCGGCCTGGCGCTACGACGCCTGGCTCCCGCGGGACCGGTCGGACTCCCTCAGCGTCGCGGTCGGCGCCGTCGCGATGATCGCGGCGAACAACGGGCTGCTGTTCCTCGGCCAGCAGACGACGACGCCGGCGACGGCGTCCGTGATGTACGGGCTCAACCCGATCCTGGCACCGGCGTTCGCCTACCTGCTCCTCGACCAGCGGATCGATCGCCTGGGCTTCGCGGGCATCCTGCTGGGCCTGGCCGGCGTGGTGATCATCGTCCAGCCGTCGCCGGAGACGCTGACCGACGCGTCCGCGCTCGGGCAGCTCTACGTCCTCGGCGCGGCCGTCGTCGTCGCGCTCGGGAGCGTCCTCCTGCGGCGCTTCGAGTCGACCATCGGCAGCGTGCCGATGACGGCGTGGGCCATGGCGCTGGGCGCCGGGCTGCTCCACCTCGTGAGCGTCGCCGTCGGCGAGTCGCTCGCGCCGGGCACGTGGTCACCGACGGTCCTGCTGGCCGTCCTGTCGCTGGGCGTCCTCTCGACGGCGATGGCCTATCCGATCTACTTCGCGCTCATCCGCCGCGTCGGCCCGGTCCGGACGAACCTGGTCGCGTACGTCGTCCCTGTGGTCGCCGCGTTCACGGGCTGGATCCTGCTGGACGAGGCCGTCACGCTCGCGACGGTCGCGGGCTTCGTCGTCGTGGTCGCCGGCGTCGTCCTGCTGGAACGGCAGGTCGTCCGCGAGGAGGTCGCGCGGGCGTACGGCGCGATCGCCGGGGGCCGGCCCGCGTCCTCAGCCGACGACTGA
- a CDS encoding minichromosome maintenance protein MCM encodes MASVENTELTDAFDEFYRNYYRNEIGELAQKYPSDQKSLWVDWQDLYRFDPDLADDVRTKPEQMQDYAEEALRLFDLPIDVKLGQAHVRFHNLPESTDIRAIRHEHHGRLIAVTGIVRKATNVRPKVTTAAFECQRCGTLTRIPQVSGDFQEPHECQGCERQGPFRLNMDQSEFVDAQKIRVQESPEGLRGGETPQSIDINIEDDITGEVTAGDHVTVTGVLKLDQQGSEQDQSPMFDVYMDGVDVTIEDEQFEDMDITDEDKKEIVELSNEPDIYDKMVGAIAPSIYGYEKEKLAMIMQLFSGVTKDLPDGSRIRGDLHMLLIGDPGTGKSQMLSYIQNIAPRSVYTSGKGSSSAGLTAAAVRDDFGDGQQWTLEAGALVLADQGIAAVDELDKMAADDRSAMHEALEQQKISVSKAGINATLKSRCSLLGAANPKYGRFDQFEPIGEQIDLEPALISRFDLIFTVTDQPDEEEDANLAEHIIQTNYAGELHTHRQETATSDYTQEEVDNVTDEVAPTIKPELLRKYVAYAKRNCFPTMTEEAKQVIEDFYVDLRLQGTDEDAAVPVTARKLEAMVRLAEASARMRLSDTVEEDDAERATSITRYCMEQIGVDPETGEFDADVVETGTSKSQRDRIQNIRGIIADIEDEYDEGAPIDVVIERAEEVGIDEPKAESEIEKLKQKGEVYEPRTDHLRTT; translated from the coding sequence ATGGCCAGCGTCGAGAACACGGAGCTCACCGACGCCTTCGACGAGTTCTATCGCAACTACTACCGAAACGAGATCGGTGAGCTCGCCCAGAAGTATCCCAGCGACCAGAAGTCCCTGTGGGTGGACTGGCAGGACCTCTATCGCTTCGATCCGGACCTGGCCGACGACGTGCGGACCAAGCCCGAGCAGATGCAGGACTACGCCGAGGAGGCGCTGCGCCTGTTCGACCTCCCCATCGACGTCAAGCTCGGCCAGGCCCACGTCCGCTTTCACAACCTGCCCGAGAGCACGGACATCCGGGCGATCCGCCACGAACACCACGGCCGCCTCATCGCCGTCACCGGCATCGTCCGCAAGGCCACCAACGTCCGACCGAAGGTGACCACCGCCGCCTTCGAGTGCCAGCGCTGTGGCACCCTCACGCGCATCCCCCAGGTCTCCGGCGACTTCCAGGAACCCCACGAGTGCCAGGGCTGTGAACGCCAGGGTCCCTTCCGGTTGAACATGGACCAGTCGGAGTTCGTCGACGCCCAGAAGATCCGCGTCCAGGAGTCTCCCGAGGGACTGCGCGGCGGCGAGACGCCCCAGTCTATCGACATCAACATCGAGGACGACATCACCGGCGAGGTCACCGCCGGCGACCACGTCACCGTCACCGGCGTCCTCAAACTCGACCAGCAGGGCTCCGAGCAGGACCAGTCCCCGATGTTCGACGTCTACATGGACGGCGTCGACGTCACCATCGAGGACGAGCAGTTCGAGGACATGGACATCACCGACGAGGACAAGAAGGAGATCGTCGAGCTGTCCAACGAGCCCGACATCTACGACAAGATGGTCGGCGCCATCGCGCCCTCCATCTACGGCTACGAGAAGGAGAAGCTCGCGATGATCATGCAGCTGTTCTCCGGGGTTACCAAGGACCTTCCCGACGGATCTCGTATACGTGGAGACCTCCATATGCTCCTGATAGGGGACCCTGGAACAGGAAAATCTCAGATGCTGTCATATATTCAAAACATCGCTCCCCGTTCCGTCTACACCTCCGGGAAGGGGTCCAGCAGCGCCGGGCTCACCGCAGCTGCTGTGAGGGACGACTTCGGCGACGGCCAGCAGTGGACGCTCGAAGCCGGCGCGCTCGTCCTCGCCGACCAGGGCATCGCCGCGGTGGACGAGCTGGACAAGATGGCCGCGGACGATCGCAGTGCCATGCACGAGGCGCTGGAGCAGCAGAAGATCAGTGTCTCCAAGGCCGGGATCAACGCGACGCTGAAGTCCCGCTGCTCGCTGTTGGGCGCCGCGAACCCCAAGTACGGCCGGTTCGACCAGTTCGAGCCCATCGGCGAGCAGATCGACCTCGAACCCGCGCTGATCTCCCGGTTCGACCTGATCTTCACGGTCACCGACCAGCCCGACGAGGAGGAGGACGCCAACCTGGCCGAGCACATCATCCAGACGAACTACGCCGGGGAGCTGCACACTCACCGTCAGGAGACGGCGACCTCGGACTACACCCAGGAGGAGGTCGACAACGTCACCGACGAGGTCGCGCCGACCATCAAGCCGGAGCTGCTGCGCAAGTACGTGGCCTACGCCAAGCGCAACTGCTTCCCGACGATGACGGAGGAGGCCAAGCAGGTCATCGAGGACTTCTACGTGGACCTGCGCCTGCAGGGCACCGACGAGGACGCCGCCGTGCCCGTCACGGCCCGCAAGCTGGAGGCGATGGTGCGCCTGGCGGAGGCGTCCGCCCGGATGCGCCTCTCCGATACCGTCGAGGAGGACGACGCCGAGCGCGCGACCTCGATCACCCGGTACTGCATGGAGCAGATCGGCGTCGACCCCGAGACCGGCGAGTTCGACGCCGACGTCGTCGAGACGGGCACCTCCAAGAGCCAGCGGGACCGCATCCAGAACATCCGCGGGATCATCGCCGACATCGAGGACGAGTACGACGAGGGCGCGCCCATCGACGTCGTGATCGAGCGCGCCGAGGAGGTCGGCATCGACGAACCCAAGGCCGAGAGCGAGATCGAGAAGCTCAAACAGAAAGGCGAGGTGTACGAGCCCCGCACCGATCACCTCCGGACGACCTGA
- a CDS encoding response regulator, whose amino-acid sequence MSVLDIFGHVLLVEDNPGDVRLTREMLQNGELEPAIHAVSDGPEALAFLQQRGEYADAPRPDLILLDLHLSRMDGDEVLEMMADDVRDIPVVAVSGSQEGAALKLDDIEDDVEACLVKPIEPDDLKDVAKAL is encoded by the coding sequence ATGAGTGTTCTAGACATATTCGGCCACGTCCTCCTCGTGGAAGACAACCCGGGAGACGTCCGGCTGACGCGGGAGATGCTCCAGAACGGGGAACTGGAGCCGGCGATTCACGCCGTCTCCGACGGGCCCGAGGCGCTGGCGTTCCTCCAGCAGCGCGGCGAGTACGCCGACGCGCCCCGGCCGGATCTGATCCTCCTCGACCTGCACCTCTCGCGGATGGACGGCGACGAGGTGCTGGAGATGATGGCGGACGACGTGCGCGACATCCCGGTCGTCGCCGTCTCCGGGTCACAGGAGGGCGCAGCGCTCAAACTAGACGACATCGAGGACGACGTCGAAGCCTGTCTGGTGAAACCGATCGAGCCCGACGACCTGAAGGACGTCGCGAAGGCACTGTAG
- a CDS encoding MFS transporter — MAATDTRTRRVWTAVVFLAVAAGGAALQARGALVPSFQTAFEVSESQLGLITPLGTIGFVGPVVIIGVLAGRLDIKRTLVIGLVLTSAGLVLIGLAPTFAALLAFVAVQSAALGIVRALDRPILSHLHPENRGRMFSLETMAWAVGATLGPFLVTWVLTVGEWRLTYYLLGLPYLVIAVLAWRSGFPDHVTSERSFSREDFRPLLSRPTILGMGLALILVGGIESTVFSWYPYYVIQFLPRSAANLALSVYLAAYVPGRLGFSFLADRASPPDVVLVSAAALVALLAVLFGVGDLGRLPFFAVTFGIGFFVSGFFPLLLTWGVEVAPDYTGPVNAVAMVSSQLGFLIVPAAVGVLADVYSIGEAMLVLLGLAACLVLLLGGRRVTGLAASGA; from the coding sequence GTGGCAGCGACTGACACCCGTACTCGACGCGTGTGGACGGCCGTGGTGTTCCTGGCGGTGGCCGCCGGTGGCGCGGCGCTGCAGGCCCGCGGCGCACTGGTCCCGAGCTTCCAGACCGCCTTCGAGGTCTCCGAGAGTCAACTGGGGCTGATCACGCCCCTCGGAACGATCGGATTCGTCGGCCCGGTCGTGATCATCGGCGTGCTCGCCGGCCGCCTCGACATCAAGCGGACGCTCGTGATCGGTCTGGTCCTGACCAGCGCGGGCCTCGTCCTCATCGGCCTCGCGCCGACGTTCGCCGCCCTGCTGGCCTTCGTGGCCGTCCAGAGCGCGGCGCTGGGCATCGTCCGCGCCCTCGATCGACCGATCCTCAGCCACCTCCACCCCGAGAACCGCGGCCGGATGTTCAGCCTCGAGACGATGGCCTGGGCCGTCGGCGCGACGCTCGGCCCGTTCCTGGTCACCTGGGTCCTCACTGTCGGCGAGTGGCGCCTGACTTACTACCTCCTAGGGCTCCCCTACCTCGTCATCGCGGTCCTCGCGTGGCGGTCCGGCTTCCCCGACCACGTCACCAGCGAGCGGTCGTTCTCCCGCGAGGACTTCCGGCCGCTGCTCTCCCGGCCCACCATCCTCGGCATGGGCCTGGCCCTGATCCTCGTCGGCGGCATCGAGAGCACCGTCTTCAGCTGGTACCCCTACTACGTGATCCAGTTCCTCCCCCGCTCGGCGGCCAACCTCGCGCTGTCGGTCTACCTGGCCGCCTACGTCCCGGGCCGCCTGGGCTTCAGCTTCCTCGCCGACCGCGCCTCGCCGCCCGACGTCGTCCTCGTCTCCGCGGCTGCCCTCGTCGCCCTGCTCGCCGTCCTCTTCGGCGTCGGCGACCTCGGTCGCCTCCCGTTCTTCGCCGTCACCTTCGGCATCGGCTTCTTCGTCTCCGGGTTCTTCCCCCTGCTGCTGACCTGGGGGGTCGAGGTCGCCCCCGACTACACCGGCCCCGTCAACGCCGTCGCCATGGTCTCCAGCCAGCTCGGCTTCCTGATCGTCCCCGCCGCCGTCGGCGTCCTCGCCGACGTCTACTCCATCGGCGAGGCCATGCTCGTCCTGCTCGGCCTGGCCGCCTGCCTCGTGCTCCTGCTCGGCGGCCGCCGCGTGACAGGGCTGGCCGCGTCGGGAGCGTGA
- a CDS encoding DUF7858 family protein, which translates to MALSDIAAGLEATTEQRDRGVATVDRTAADLADRFAKLDADLPYEPEAAATVVETYAEGSSVGDAGHAAEVPPVTAAKTLHLLGEQVCPVGPCGRELVRDWIEGRLSRDEAATLAGVGPREFALVAYVETHDPLPEAREAAEGVLVYTDATADREASLGEALEAPDDLL; encoded by the coding sequence ATGGCGCTGTCGGACATCGCTGCGGGACTCGAGGCCACCACCGAGCAGCGGGACCGCGGCGTCGCGACCGTCGACCGGACGGCCGCCGACCTCGCAGACCGGTTCGCCAAACTGGACGCCGACCTCCCCTACGAACCCGAGGCGGCCGCGACGGTCGTGGAGACCTACGCGGAGGGGAGCTCGGTCGGCGACGCGGGCCACGCCGCCGAGGTCCCGCCGGTGACGGCGGCCAAGACGCTCCACCTGCTGGGCGAGCAGGTCTGCCCCGTCGGCCCGTGCGGCCGCGAGCTCGTCCGCGACTGGATCGAGGGGCGGCTCTCCCGGGACGAGGCGGCGACGCTGGCCGGCGTCGGTCCCCGCGAGTTCGCGCTGGTCGCCTACGTCGAGACCCACGACCCGCTTCCGGAAGCGCGCGAGGCCGCCGAGGGCGTGCTCGTCTACACCGACGCAACTGCCGACAGGGAGGCGTCGCTGGGCGAGGCGCTGGAAGCGCCGGACGACCTGCTCTGA
- a CDS encoding response regulator: protein MSATAHQQQSDEPVEILLVEDNPGDVRLLREAFEVTRIETAFQVVNTGEDAEDFLKGRGDYEGVSLPDIVLLDLNLPRKDGYDVLEAIREDERLQSLPVLILTSSTAEEDVKRCYAADANAYLTKPTGMDDFQDVVRAVERFWLRQARLPPVKR, encoded by the coding sequence ATGTCTGCCACAGCCCATCAGCAGCAATCCGACGAACCGGTCGAGATACTCCTCGTTGAGGACAATCCCGGCGACGTCCGACTGCTCCGGGAAGCGTTCGAGGTAACGCGGATCGAGACGGCGTTCCAGGTCGTCAACACCGGCGAGGACGCCGAGGACTTCCTGAAGGGACGGGGCGACTACGAGGGGGTGTCGCTCCCGGACATCGTCCTGCTGGACCTGAATCTCCCGCGGAAGGACGGCTACGACGTCCTCGAGGCGATCCGGGAGGACGAGCGGCTCCAGTCGCTGCCGGTCCTGATCCTCACGAGTTCGACGGCCGAGGAGGACGTCAAGCGGTGCTACGCGGCGGACGCCAACGCGTACCTGACGAAGCCCACGGGCATGGACGACTTCCAGGACGTGGTCAGGGCGGTCGAGCGGTTCTGGCTGCGACAGGCGCGACTGCCGCCAGTCAAGCGGTAG
- a CDS encoding DUF7854 family protein: MDRISALRNVEDALANFEEGELSLAELEREVRGVLRTYATEFEGDLRAYRAAGETGSAGADGVVVVAASRPEARERVAALVDDPGRFEVEPVEGN, translated from the coding sequence ATGGACCGCATCTCCGCCCTCCGCAACGTCGAGGACGCGCTGGCCAACTTCGAGGAGGGGGAACTGTCGCTCGCGGAACTGGAGCGGGAGGTCAGGGGCGTCCTGCGGACCTACGCGACGGAGTTCGAGGGGGACCTGCGGGCCTACCGCGCGGCGGGAGAGACCGGGAGTGCCGGCGCGGACGGCGTCGTCGTGGTCGCCGCGTCGCGGCCCGAGGCCCGAGAGCGCGTCGCGGCCCTGGTCGACGACCCGGGCCGGTTCGAGGTCGAGCCGGTGGAGGGCAACTGA
- a CDS encoding DUF7855 family protein → MFLVITYSRAARRTLRNVSRAHEDDVVRRFGRAALFEATGFGAFQALRLREKHGLDVQIERVTPFAESDLPDPVCRAAREYEDRDSAATPYRQFAAGTDLPGPEELRRRDV, encoded by the coding sequence GTGTTCCTCGTGATCACCTACTCCCGGGCGGCCCGGCGGACGCTCAGGAACGTCAGCCGCGCCCACGAGGACGACGTCGTCCGTCGCTTCGGGCGGGCAGCGCTGTTCGAGGCGACGGGCTTCGGTGCGTTCCAGGCGCTGCGGCTCCGGGAGAAGCACGGACTCGACGTCCAGATCGAGCGGGTGACGCCGTTCGCGGAGAGCGACCTCCCGGACCCGGTCTGCCGGGCGGCCCGGGAGTACGAGGACCGGGACAGCGCGGCGACGCCGTACCGGCAGTTCGCGGCCGGCACGGACCTCCCCGGTCCCGAGGAGCTACGCCGGCGGGACGTGTGA
- a CDS encoding DUF7857 domain-containing protein — translation MVSLSCSTTVRADVTLVTAVVRGGGERRRVRLANRLDGPIWPPRCQGVPEDGWDDHGVSVVVPATGRRAVGYASPASPADPPLELVESVPDDDASEPDEVPELTPDAPDSPGIVVRDLGDPSPPRDAVPLPAGDGSDGGADDRDEPGDGDGTAESDADAADAALAETRAQGGAPAPDAAPPEPVAAWLDDVEVRIDRAESLAAADSLPGATRALRSVGGLDGATRVSEATERDAAALRAVAERAERLADRAAGAAVPVETLERIS, via the coding sequence ATGGTCTCGCTTTCGTGTTCGACGACCGTCCGCGCCGACGTGACGCTCGTCACCGCCGTCGTGCGTGGCGGGGGAGAGCGCCGGCGGGTCCGGCTGGCGAACCGCCTCGACGGGCCGATCTGGCCGCCGCGGTGCCAGGGCGTCCCCGAGGACGGATGGGACGACCACGGCGTCTCCGTCGTCGTGCCCGCGACGGGCCGGCGCGCCGTCGGGTACGCGTCCCCGGCGTCGCCCGCCGATCCGCCGCTGGAGTTGGTCGAGTCGGTGCCCGACGACGACGCGAGTGAACCGGACGAGGTGCCCGAGCTCACGCCCGACGCGCCCGATTCCCCGGGCATCGTCGTTCGCGACCTGGGCGATCCGTCGCCGCCGCGCGACGCCGTGCCGCTGCCCGCCGGCGACGGATCGGACGGGGGAGCCGACGACCGCGACGAGCCGGGCGATGGCGACGGAACCGCCGAATCCGACGCGGACGCTGCGGACGCCGCTCTCGCCGAAACACGGGCACAGGGAGGCGCTCCCGCTCCTGACGCCGCCCCGCCGGAGCCGGTCGCGGCGTGGCTCGACGACGTCGAGGTCCGGATCGACCGCGCCGAGTCCCTGGCTGCGGCCGACTCGCTCCCTGGGGCGACGCGGGCGCTCCGGTCCGTTGGCGGCCTCGACGGCGCGACCCGCGTTTCGGAGGCGACCGAGCGGGACGCAGCGGCGCTCCGGGCGGTCGCGGAGCGGGCCGAACGGCTGGCCGACCGCGCGGCCGGCGCGGCGGTGCCGGTCGAGACGCTGGAGCGGATCTCGTGA
- a CDS encoding DUF7504 family protein translates to MTVAERVADAPTVLVIHSPDESSVCRELVEADVSAGREVLWVCHERSACAVAGAIDEADTAGVLSVGGLPGEADAVGDVHVETVSKPGDLPALGLKLSRELSEHDGDLTVCFESITALLEHADRDGVCRFLHTLTAQIREAGARAHFHLAPDHHVETTGVVASLCDALVESDAEPAVRARPSTDAVSDS, encoded by the coding sequence ATGACAGTCGCGGAGCGCGTCGCGGACGCGCCGACAGTCCTGGTGATCCACTCGCCCGACGAGTCGTCGGTCTGCCGGGAGCTGGTCGAAGCGGACGTCAGCGCCGGTCGCGAGGTGCTATGGGTGTGTCACGAGCGGTCGGCCTGCGCGGTGGCCGGAGCGATCGACGAGGCCGACACGGCGGGGGTCCTGTCGGTGGGCGGCCTGCCCGGCGAGGCCGACGCAGTCGGCGACGTCCACGTCGAGACTGTCTCGAAGCCCGGCGACCTGCCAGCGCTGGGGCTGAAGCTGAGTCGCGAACTCTCCGAGCACGACGGCGACCTGACAGTCTGCTTCGAGTCGATCACCGCGCTGCTGGAGCACGCCGACCGGGACGGCGTCTGTCGGTTCCTGCACACGCTGACGGCGCAGATCCGCGAGGCCGGCGCCCGCGCGCACTTCCACCTCGCGCCGGACCACCACGTGGAGACCACCGGCGTTGTCGCGTCGCTGTGCGACGCGCTCGTCGAATCCGATGCGGAGCCGGCGGTCCGGGCTCGACCGTCGACGGACGCTGTCTCAGACAGTTAA
- a CDS encoding DUF7856 family protein, whose protein sequence is MIVRIDGRTHCGAVADLRERSVDPDALAAAIRGDSLPYSVKCPAPGPVHDRVGVVRSGTSLAERAALAVAARSRGLAAPQDDERARLRERLASFGSPADALRQSPSEGDVTRLRERVAELRGRVQAAEDRDEDPGDARQRLREAATRLSELETERAAATEARELARERRDRREERMRLEDRLANLDRAARAHLADAVREQYRVALAALAPASAPDEVDSVTKALAVLRVARVRAPVVLASDRLEPAAAADWIGAPVAVV, encoded by the coding sequence GTGATCGTCCGGATCGACGGGCGGACGCACTGCGGCGCCGTCGCCGACCTCCGCGAGCGGTCGGTCGACCCCGACGCGCTCGCGGCAGCGATCCGCGGCGATTCCTTGCCGTATTCGGTCAAGTGCCCGGCTCCGGGGCCGGTCCACGACCGCGTCGGCGTCGTCCGGTCCGGAACGTCGCTGGCCGAGCGGGCGGCGCTGGCGGTCGCGGCCCGCTCCCGTGGCCTCGCGGCGCCCCAGGACGACGAGCGCGCCCGCCTCCGCGAGCGGCTGGCGTCGTTCGGATCGCCGGCCGACGCACTGCGACAGTCGCCGTCCGAAGGGGACGTGACTCGCCTGCGCGAACGGGTCGCGGAGCTCCGCGGCCGGGTGCAGGCTGCCGAGGACCGCGACGAGGACCCCGGCGACGCCCGCCAGCGCCTCCGCGAGGCGGCGACGCGGCTCTCGGAGCTCGAGACCGAGCGCGCCGCGGCGACCGAGGCCCGCGAGCTCGCCCGGGAGCGGCGCGACCGTCGCGAGGAGCGCATGCGCCTCGAGGACCGCCTGGCGAACCTCGACCGGGCGGCCCGCGCCCACCTGGCCGACGCCGTCCGCGAGCAGTACCGCGTCGCGCTCGCCGCGCTGGCACCCGCGAGCGCGCCGGACGAGGTCGATTCCGTCACGAAGGCGCTGGCGGTCCTGCGGGTCGCTCGCGTCCGCGCGCCCGTCGTCCTCGCCAGCGATCGCCTCGAACCGGCCGCGGCCGCCGACTGGATCGGCGCCCCCGTTGCGGTAGTTTAA